The proteins below are encoded in one region of Sebastes fasciatus isolate fSebFas1 chromosome 16, fSebFas1.pri, whole genome shotgun sequence:
- the ruvbl2 gene encoding ruvB-like 2, which produces MAATKVPEVRDITRIERIGAHSHIRGLGLDDALEPRQVSQGMVGQLASRRAAGVILEMIKDGHIAGRAVLIAGQPGTGKTAIAMGIAQSLGPDTPFTALAGSEIFSLEMSKTEALSQSFRKAIGVRIKEETEIIEGEVVEIQIDRPATGTGAKVGKLTLKTTEMETIYDLGNKMIDSLSKEKVQAGDVITIDKATGKISKLGRSFTRARDYDAMGAQTQFVQCPEGELQKRKEVVHTVSLHEIDVINSRTQGFLALFSGDTGEIKSEVREQINAKVCEWREEGKAEIIPGVLFIDEVHMLDMECFSFLNRALESDLSPVLIMATNRGITRIRGTNYQSPHGIPIDLLDRLLIIATSPYTEKETRQILKIRCEEEDVELSEEAHTVLTRIGMETSLRYAIQLISTAGLVCRKRKGTEVQVEDIKRVYSLFLDEARSSQYMKEYQDSFLFNETQTATMDTS; this is translated from the exons ATGGCGGCGACAAAGGTTCCAGAGGTTCGTGACATCACGCGGATCGAGAGAATCG GAGCGCACTCTCACATCCGTGGCCTTGGTTTGGATGATGCGTTGGAGCCAAGACAG GTGTCTCAAGGGATGGTCGGCCAGCTGGCCTCCCGTCGGGCGGCAGGGGTCATTCTGGAGATGATCAAAGATGGCCACATAGCTGGCAGAGCAGTACTGATCGCTGGCCAACCTGGCACAGGAAAGACTGCCATCGCTATGG gCATCGCCCAGTCTCTTGGCCCCGATACACCCTTCACAGCGCTGGCCGGTAGTGAGATCTTCTCCCTCGAGATGAGCAAGACCGAGGCACTCAGCCAATCTTTTAGGAAAGCCATCGGAGTGAGAATCAA AGAAGAGACGGAGATTATTGAAGGAGAGGTGGTGGAGATCCAGATCGATAGACCAGCCACTGGAACG GGTGCCAAGGTGGGCAAGCTGACTCTAAAGACTACTGAGATGGAGACGATATATGACCTGGGCAACAAGATGATTGACAGTCTCAGTAAAGAGAAGGTTCAAGCAGG AGATGTTATAACCATTGACAAAGCCACTGGAAAGATCAGCAAGTTGGGCCGCTCCTTCACCAGAGCCAGAGACTATGATGCCATGGGAGCTCAG ACCCAGTTTGTACAGTGTCCAGAGGGAGAGCTGCAGAAGAGGAAAGAGGTGGTCCACACAGTGTCCCTCCATGAGATCGACGTCATCAACAGCCGCACACAAGGCTTCCTGGCCCTGTTCTCCGGAGACACCGGAGAGATTAAGTCTGAAGTCCGAGAGCAGATTAACGCCAAAGTGTGTGAGTGGAGGGAAGAGGGCAAGGCGGAGATCATTCCTGGG GTGTTATTTATTGACGAGGTCCATATGCTGGACATGGAGTGCTTCTCCTTCCTGAACCGAGCCCTAGAGAGTGATCTGTCCCCAGTTCTCATTATGGCCACCAACAGAGGCATCACTCG TATCCGCGGCACAAACTATCAGAGCCCTCATGGCATCCCCATCGACCTGCTGGACCGCCTGCTCATCATCGCCACATCCCCttacacagagaaagagacgaGGCAGATCCTCAAGATCCG GTGtgaagaggaggatgtggaGCTGAGCGAGGAAGCTCACACCGTCCTGACTCGCATCGGCATGGAAACGTCACTGCGATACGCCATCCAACTGATCAGCACTGCTGGACTGGTGTGTCGCAAGCGCAAG GGGACAGAAGTTCAGGTGGAGGACATTAAAAGGGTTTACTCTCTGTTCCTGGATGAGGCCAGATCCTCTCAGTACATGAAGGAGTATCAGGATTCCTTCCTCTTCAATGAAACAC AAACGGCTACAATGGACACCTCATAA